A part of Candidatus Eisenbacteria bacterium genomic DNA contains:
- a CDS encoding FecR domain-containing protein → MAPHPAARPGEVTGRSRLSGIGKLLLEVLVAIVMTLACFSGFLAFLSVAFPPGDDLRTLMAGVRLTGQRDASNLGLGAGLLDPIESASSSVAKLTVRRRDVKRRLAGQIAWSPAASGLELHDRDAVQTGPAGRASIDFGRAVGVQLEENALVVVSGLHLGSDPIESPRGLVLLQGNLLAQIRGSGEEPISVEIPAGRALLKSAPGGKADFRIGVRSDRSASVAVLDGSLELAANGRRVLVGPSQFSRVDPGGELLEPRPIPRAPAVEEPADETSVPYLDLPPRVTFRWTPIEGADRYRIRAAKDPAFREPVLDEIVTTPSLTWGRLAVGSYHWNVAAIQDEIEGVPSATRRLAVTREEGLLPLQVEAPPAQIDGSRYVVHGHADPRARVYVMAQRVEVNREGSFEAEIHLKAGANVLLVEAVDPAGHSSYWSQVLLAKF, encoded by the coding sequence GTGGCTCCGCATCCCGCCGCGCGACCGGGTGAGGTCACCGGTCGCTCAAGGCTCTCGGGCATTGGGAAGCTCCTGCTCGAGGTACTTGTGGCGATCGTCATGACGCTCGCATGCTTCTCCGGCTTCCTGGCTTTTCTCAGCGTCGCGTTTCCACCCGGGGACGACTTGCGCACGCTCATGGCCGGCGTTCGCCTGACCGGCCAGCGGGATGCGTCGAACCTTGGGCTCGGAGCGGGGCTGCTCGATCCCATCGAGTCCGCCTCGTCCTCGGTCGCGAAGCTCACGGTCAGACGCCGGGACGTCAAACGCCGCCTGGCGGGCCAGATCGCCTGGAGCCCGGCCGCGTCCGGCCTCGAGCTTCACGATCGAGACGCTGTCCAGACCGGCCCCGCCGGGCGTGCGTCGATCGATTTCGGACGCGCGGTCGGGGTGCAGCTCGAGGAGAACGCCTTGGTCGTCGTGAGCGGCCTGCACTTGGGCTCGGATCCGATCGAATCGCCGCGGGGGCTCGTCCTGCTGCAAGGAAATCTCTTGGCTCAGATCCGGGGATCAGGAGAGGAGCCGATTTCCGTAGAGATTCCCGCGGGCCGCGCCCTCTTGAAGTCCGCGCCCGGCGGGAAGGCCGATTTCCGGATCGGCGTTCGCAGCGACCGATCGGCGTCCGTTGCCGTACTCGACGGAAGTCTGGAGCTGGCGGCCAACGGGCGGCGAGTCCTCGTCGGTCCGAGCCAGTTCAGCCGTGTGGACCCCGGCGGGGAACTCCTGGAGCCGCGACCGATCCCGAGGGCCCCAGCGGTTGAGGAGCCCGCCGATGAGACCTCCGTTCCGTACCTCGATCTCCCTCCGCGCGTTACGTTTCGCTGGACGCCGATCGAGGGCGCGGACCGATATCGCATTCGGGCGGCCAAGGACCCGGCATTCCGCGAGCCCGTGCTCGACGAGATTGTCACGACCCCGTCGCTCACGTGGGGGCGCCTCGCGGTCGGTTCCTACCATTGGAACGTCGCGGCGATCCAGGATGAGATCGAGGGGGTGCCGTCGGCGACCCGGAGATTGGCGGTGACTCGAGAGGAAGGGCTTCTGCCCCTCCAGGTCGAGGCGCCTCCCGCGCAGATCGACGGCTCGCGGTACGTAGTGCACGGACACGCCGATCCGCGTGCCCGAGTCTACGTCATGGCTCAGCGGGTCGAGGTGAATCGAGAGGGTTCCTTCGAGGCCGAGATTCATTTGAAGGCCGGCGCCAATGTGCTTCTCGTCGAAGCCGTGGATCCGGCGGGACACAGCTCCTATTGGAGCCAAGTGCTGCTGGCGAAGTTCTGA